A single window of Pectobacterium parmentieri DNA harbors:
- a CDS encoding helix-turn-helix domain-containing protein, translating to MKVTNSKQLSSYLKDVRVTQKLSQGKVASKVGIRQDTVSSFEQHPDSTKLETFFKILSALNLELTVSPRNAKVTDNDVSVASSWKEER from the coding sequence ATGAAGGTCACTAATAGCAAACAGCTTAGCAGCTATCTGAAAGATGTTCGTGTCACGCAGAAACTTTCACAAGGGAAAGTAGCCAGTAAAGTGGGTATTCGTCAGGATACGGTATCCAGCTTCGAGCAACATCCTGATTCTACCAAGCTAGAAACCTTCTTTAAAATCCTGTCGGCATTGAATTTGGAACTTACGGTTTCTCCCAGAAACGCAAAGGTAACCGATAATGACGTCTCTGTTGCATCATCCTGGAAGGAAGAACGGTAA
- a CDS encoding acyltransferase family protein produces the protein MDSNPIEKNGNSHYYPRDFIIKRTPKGHLPNLPSLNGTRIIAALLVYLFHTSSGNMLNLFSDDAIGTTYSFILSKAGWVSVSFFFILSGFVMNWSSPSVSNPLQFYKKRFAKVYPVNIFIIILLIFTGIISIGRVDVWLPNLLLIQTWIPQGDIYIGGNVPSWFLSVIVFLYIIYPFLLKIVKKIPTESLWTSVILCYIALIAVNGAIYTLLPTVPVIEGWPHVVGEIQWWLSYTFPPTRIFEFVIGMLLSRIILEGKWIPVSVTTSMVLTALTYCIDLFMPFLLSLNLVTLIPLTLLIGSLAVSDLQGKRSFLHAKPMQWLGSISFCFYLIHFLVLRLLNEWTDGNRYDVIGAAQLIIAAGAVSLIAGWLLYQFIEQPVGKLLTNKMRKNISSPEQETRPIS, from the coding sequence ATGGATAGCAATCCCATCGAAAAAAATGGTAATTCGCATTATTACCCGCGTGATTTCATTATAAAGAGAACACCAAAAGGGCACCTACCGAATTTACCTTCTCTAAACGGCACTCGCATTATTGCTGCTCTTCTTGTGTATCTCTTTCACACATCGAGCGGAAATATGTTAAATCTGTTCTCAGATGACGCTATCGGCACAACCTACTCTTTTATCCTCAGTAAGGCTGGGTGGGTAAGTGTATCGTTCTTTTTTATCCTGAGCGGTTTTGTCATGAACTGGTCCTCGCCATCAGTCAGCAATCCACTCCAGTTCTATAAGAAACGATTCGCGAAGGTATACCCTGTAAATATATTTATTATTATACTCCTTATTTTTACTGGAATAATAAGCATTGGGCGTGTTGATGTCTGGTTACCCAATTTATTATTGATACAGACATGGATACCGCAAGGCGATATTTATATTGGCGGAAATGTCCCCAGTTGGTTCCTATCTGTTATTGTTTTTCTTTATATTATTTACCCATTCTTACTCAAAATCGTCAAAAAGATACCGACCGAATCTTTATGGACGTCCGTAATATTATGCTATATCGCCTTAATCGCGGTTAATGGTGCAATCTATACGTTATTACCCACCGTTCCGGTGATTGAAGGTTGGCCTCACGTCGTTGGTGAAATTCAATGGTGGCTTTCCTATACCTTCCCGCCAACACGTATTTTTGAATTCGTCATCGGTATGTTGCTGTCGCGTATTATCCTTGAGGGAAAGTGGATACCCGTATCTGTAACCACAAGCATGGTACTGACCGCATTAACATATTGCATCGACCTTTTCATGCCGTTCCTGCTTAGCCTCAATTTGGTGACTCTCATTCCGCTGACATTACTGATAGGCTCACTCGCGGTGAGTGATCTACAAGGAAAGCGTTCATTTTTACATGCGAAACCAATGCAATGGTTAGGCAGCATTTCTTTCTGTTTTTACCTGATTCATTTCTTAGTTCTGCGCTTGCTAAATGAATGGACTGATGGCAATCGATACGATGTGATAGGCGCTGCGCAACTGATCATAGCCGCTGGGGCGGTTAGCCTGATCGCTGGCTGGTTGCTTTATCAATTCATTGAACAACCTGTCGGCAAGCTGCTTACTAACAAAATGAGGAAAAACATTAGCAGTCCAGAGCAAGAAACTCGCCCAATATCCTGA
- a CDS encoding SDR family oxidoreductase: MIAITGASGQLGRLVIAQLLEKVPAGDIVALVRDVNKVADLSALGVQVKAADYNQPEALVSALQGVDNVLLISSSEVGQRAAQHRNVIEAAAKAGVKLLAYTSLLHADKSPLALAEEHRQTEALLKDSGLPHVLLRNGWYTENYAASIPAALEHGVFIGSAGEGKITSATREDFAAAAVAVLTQEGQAGKVYELAGDEPYTLAELAAEISKQSGKSIGYQNLSEAEFTAALVSAGLPDVFAQIIADSDVGASKGGLFDGAKQLSQLIGRSTTPLSAVVKATLK, encoded by the coding sequence ATGATTGCGATTACGGGTGCATCTGGCCAACTGGGCCGTTTAGTCATAGCACAACTGTTAGAAAAAGTTCCGGCGGGCGACATCGTCGCGCTGGTGCGTGATGTCAATAAAGTTGCCGATCTGTCGGCGCTTGGCGTGCAGGTGAAAGCCGCAGATTACAATCAGCCAGAGGCGCTGGTTTCCGCTCTGCAAGGTGTGGATAACGTGCTGCTGATTTCCTCCAGCGAAGTTGGGCAACGTGCGGCACAACACCGCAATGTGATCGAAGCCGCAGCGAAGGCCGGGGTGAAATTACTGGCCTACACCAGCTTGCTGCACGCGGATAAATCACCGTTAGCGCTGGCGGAAGAGCACCGTCAAACCGAAGCGTTGCTGAAAGACTCTGGTTTACCGCATGTCCTGCTGCGCAACGGCTGGTATACCGAGAACTATGCGGCCAGCATCCCTGCGGCGTTGGAGCACGGCGTATTTATCGGTAGTGCGGGCGAAGGCAAAATTACATCTGCAACCCGTGAAGATTTCGCTGCCGCCGCCGTCGCGGTACTGACGCAGGAAGGACAGGCTGGCAAAGTTTATGAACTGGCTGGTGATGAGCCCTATACGTTGGCGGAGCTGGCTGCGGAGATTAGCAAGCAGTCTGGTAAATCTATCGGTTATCAAAACCTGTCTGAAGCGGAGTTCACCGCTGCGCTGGTTTCTGCTGGTCTACCTGATGTTTTCGCGCAGATTATTGCCGATTCAGACGTCGGGGCATCCAAAGGCGGTCTGTTTGATGGCGCTAAACAGTTGAGCCAACTGATTGGCCGTTCAACAACGCCGTTGTCAGCGGTAGTAAAAGCGACGCTGAAATAA
- a CDS encoding winged helix-turn-helix transcriptional regulator, with product MSQHPTSIDLLPPLLPTGNVLAEKCPSRQILNHVTSRWGVLILIALLDDTHRFSQLRRRIGGVSERMLAQTLQWLESDGFVLRTAYPVVPPHVEYSLTPLGKEVGKRVKELAAWIEGNLADILAAQQSGEKQSDEQLPAKQRTS from the coding sequence GTGAGTCAACACCCAACATCGATAGATTTATTGCCCCCACTTCTGCCAACCGGCAACGTCTTAGCCGAGAAATGCCCGTCTCGCCAGATACTTAACCACGTAACCAGCCGCTGGGGTGTACTGATCCTTATTGCATTACTTGATGATACACATCGCTTTAGTCAACTGCGTCGACGGATTGGCGGCGTGAGCGAACGCATGCTGGCGCAGACCCTGCAATGGCTGGAAAGTGATGGTTTTGTCCTGCGAACAGCCTATCCGGTTGTCCCGCCACATGTGGAATACAGCCTGACGCCATTAGGCAAAGAGGTTGGCAAGCGGGTGAAAGAGTTGGCGGCGTGGATTGAAGGGAATCTGGCTGACATTCTGGCAGCGCAACAATCAGGTGAAAAACAGTCAGATGAACAACTGCCAGCTAAACAGCGCACCTCCTGA
- the pgaD gene encoding poly-beta-1,6-N-acetyl-D-glucosamine biosynthesis protein PgaD → MHSPLIVSERRWWPRFIDYFLTLCGWGIFIWLFFEVFIDTFWNNYAPEGAFFTSECWVISIHLCIFLVTASLLVAWGKLEHYRYRSRKEQRTRADVLDIKHVARSFSLPYGVVQELHRNKIQRVWHNEHGTIIGIDNVSVATD, encoded by the coding sequence ATGCATTCACCTTTAATCGTGTCTGAAAGACGTTGGTGGCCACGCTTTATCGATTATTTCCTGACGCTATGTGGATGGGGAATCTTTATTTGGTTGTTTTTTGAGGTGTTTATCGACACTTTTTGGAATAACTATGCTCCAGAAGGGGCTTTCTTTACCTCAGAATGTTGGGTTATATCGATACATTTATGCATATTCCTGGTAACCGCGTCGCTCTTAGTTGCCTGGGGAAAACTGGAACACTATCGCTATCGTTCCAGAAAGGAACAAAGAACGCGTGCTGATGTACTAGATATCAAACACGTTGCCAGGAGTTTTTCTTTACCGTATGGGGTCGTTCAGGAATTGCATCGTAATAAGATCCAGCGTGTTTGGCATAATGAGCACGGAACAATTATTGGTATCGACAACGTATCAGTTGCGACCGACTGA
- the pgaC gene encoding poly-beta-1,6-N-acetyl-D-glucosamine synthase, protein MIERILAFFILCLMLGIPFGVMFSFTGDVILNFTFFWPLFMSGIWITGGLYFWFHHERHWRWGEGVIPDEPAGRPLVSILIPCYNEGPNVCETIEAALAQHYTHIEVIAVNDGSNDDTGEVLDRLADDYDKLRVIHLAHNQGKALALQTACAAAQSDLLVCIDGDALLDPNAVAYLVNPLINNPRVGAVTGNPRIRTRSTLVGRIQVGEFSSIIGLIKRTQRVYGKVFTVSGVVAAFRRSALAEVGYWSTDMITEDIDISWKLQLRHWSIFFEPRALCWILMPEKLSGLWKQRLRWAQGGAEVFLKNFRHLWSWRYRRMWPLFLEYSISILWAFTYAMSVLLYLLGFLIELPEGIRVETLFPPAFTGMMIGVVCLIQFVVSMLIERRYERDIGKYLFWVVWYPMVYWTLSLCTSLVSFPKVMLRSRKKRARWESPDRGIERG, encoded by the coding sequence ATGATAGAGAGAATTTTAGCTTTCTTCATCTTATGCCTGATGCTCGGCATCCCTTTTGGCGTCATGTTCTCTTTTACAGGGGATGTCATCCTAAACTTTACCTTTTTCTGGCCTTTATTTATGTCAGGGATATGGATAACGGGTGGGCTGTATTTCTGGTTTCACCATGAACGTCATTGGCGCTGGGGGGAGGGGGTCATACCTGATGAGCCAGCCGGACGCCCGTTAGTGTCTATCTTGATCCCTTGTTATAACGAAGGGCCTAACGTGTGTGAAACCATTGAGGCGGCATTAGCACAACATTATACCCATATCGAAGTGATTGCGGTGAATGACGGCTCCAATGATGATACGGGAGAGGTGCTCGATCGGTTGGCGGACGACTATGACAAACTGCGCGTCATTCATCTTGCGCATAATCAGGGTAAAGCGTTGGCGCTTCAAACCGCGTGTGCAGCGGCCCAGAGCGATCTGCTGGTGTGCATTGATGGAGATGCGCTTCTCGATCCCAATGCTGTGGCCTATTTGGTTAACCCATTAATCAATAATCCACGGGTTGGCGCAGTAACGGGGAACCCAAGGATAAGGACGCGCTCGACGCTGGTTGGTCGCATTCAGGTTGGTGAATTCTCCTCAATTATTGGTTTGATCAAACGCACGCAGCGCGTTTATGGCAAAGTTTTTACGGTTTCTGGCGTCGTCGCCGCTTTTCGTCGCAGTGCGCTAGCAGAGGTTGGCTACTGGAGCACCGATATGATCACGGAAGATATTGATATCAGTTGGAAGCTTCAATTGCGGCATTGGTCGATATTTTTTGAGCCACGAGCCCTGTGTTGGATTCTGATGCCGGAAAAGCTATCTGGTTTATGGAAGCAGCGACTGCGCTGGGCGCAGGGCGGCGCTGAAGTCTTTTTAAAAAACTTCCGCCACTTATGGTCATGGCGCTATCGCCGAATGTGGCCGTTGTTCCTCGAATATTCTATTTCAATATTATGGGCCTTCACCTATGCCATGAGTGTCTTATTGTATTTGTTAGGCTTTTTAATAGAACTGCCTGAGGGCATCCGGGTGGAAACGCTCTTTCCTCCCGCATTTACCGGCATGATGATAGGGGTTGTTTGCTTAATCCAATTTGTAGTCAGTATGTTGATCGAACGACGCTATGAGAGGGACATTGGTAAATATTTGTTCTGGGTGGTCTGGTATCCGATGGTGTATTGGACGTTGAGCCTGTGCACCAGTCTGGTCAGTTTTCCCAAGGTCATGCTGCGTTCGCGTAAAAAACGAGCGCGTTGGGAAAGTCCCGACCGTGGTATTGAAAGAGGATAA
- the pgaB gene encoding poly-beta-1,6-N-acetyl-D-glucosamine N-deacetylase PgaB, translating into MSFIRLRNFVMTLGVLMITACTHSVDVKYSSPAERPTLVKEQALKANQYIVIAYHDVADDGADQRFMAVRTNALNEHFAWLRENGYHPVSVDDILAAGSGGKPLPDRAVLLTFDDGYSSFYYRVYPLLKAYGWPAVLAPVGRWLDTPEDQPVDFSGVQIPRNHFLTWQQVGEMAQSGLVEIGAHTYDLHKGIQANPQGNMEPAAAVRRYFPEGKRYETRDEYRQRFAHDTDLITQRIADATGKKPRVWVWPYGAVGGDALNIVKQRGYQLALTLGSGPASVDSPYNVPRILINNNPDVQRFALLVSYAREPEVIRVAHIDLDYVYDTDKVQQSRNVDALIQRIADLRINTVYLQAFSDPKGDGNVQSLYFPNRWMPVREDLFNHVAWQLASRALVRVYAWMPVLAFDMDDEMLQRVERIDSESGQRSINYSQYRRLSLWDAEARKRITDIYEDLSSYATFSGILFHDDAVLADDEDASHQAIQAYREAGFPGTIDDIRRNPQLTARWTRFKSKALTDFTLDLAARVHEIRGPQVQTARNIFALPAIEPESEAWFSQNLDDFLAAYDWVAPMAMPLMENVASRDSDAWLQKLVQEVARRPGALNKTVFELQARDWRVPGEPWLDTAQLVKWMTVLQLNGAQNYGYYPDDFLNNSPELESIRPMISSEWYPLP; encoded by the coding sequence ATGTCATTCATACGACTACGAAACTTTGTGATGACGTTGGGGGTGTTAATGATCACCGCCTGTACACATTCCGTCGACGTGAAATATAGCTCGCCAGCAGAGCGCCCTACCTTGGTCAAAGAGCAGGCCTTGAAGGCCAATCAATATATCGTTATTGCCTATCATGATGTTGCAGATGACGGTGCCGATCAGCGTTTCATGGCGGTACGAACTAATGCACTTAATGAACACTTTGCCTGGTTAAGGGAGAATGGTTACCACCCAGTATCCGTTGATGACATTCTGGCTGCTGGCTCAGGGGGAAAACCGCTACCGGACAGGGCGGTATTACTGACATTTGATGATGGTTACAGCAGTTTTTATTATCGTGTTTACCCTCTACTGAAAGCCTATGGTTGGCCGGCGGTACTGGCGCCCGTAGGACGCTGGCTGGACACACCTGAAGATCAGCCGGTGGATTTTAGTGGTGTTCAAATACCTCGCAACCATTTTCTTACCTGGCAGCAAGTCGGTGAAATGGCGCAATCTGGCCTGGTAGAAATTGGGGCTCATACTTATGACTTACATAAAGGGATTCAGGCAAACCCGCAGGGAAATATGGAACCGGCCGCTGCCGTTCGCCGCTATTTTCCAGAAGGTAAACGATACGAAACGCGAGATGAGTACCGTCAACGTTTTGCGCATGATACTGACCTTATTACTCAACGAATCGCTGATGCTACGGGGAAAAAACCTCGAGTTTGGGTTTGGCCCTATGGTGCGGTGGGGGGGGACGCGCTAAACATTGTTAAGCAGCGTGGCTATCAGCTAGCGCTAACGCTTGGAAGTGGGCCCGCGTCGGTTGACTCGCCGTATAACGTTCCCCGCATACTGATTAACAATAATCCTGATGTACAACGGTTCGCGCTGTTGGTTAGCTATGCCCGAGAACCTGAGGTTATACGGGTTGCACATATCGATCTGGATTATGTTTATGACACCGATAAAGTGCAGCAGTCTCGTAATGTGGATGCCTTAATTCAACGCATTGCCGACTTGCGTATTAATACCGTCTATCTTCAGGCTTTCTCCGATCCGAAGGGGGATGGCAATGTACAGTCACTCTATTTCCCTAATCGCTGGATGCCCGTTCGAGAAGACTTATTCAATCATGTGGCCTGGCAACTAGCCTCGCGGGCGCTTGTTCGTGTTTACGCCTGGATGCCGGTGCTGGCTTTTGATATGGATGATGAGATGTTGCAGCGCGTTGAGCGGATCGACAGTGAGAGCGGGCAACGTAGTATCAACTACAGCCAATATCGGCGTTTATCGCTATGGGATGCGGAGGCCAGAAAGCGAATTACTGATATTTATGAGGATCTTTCCTCCTACGCCACGTTTAGTGGCATCTTATTTCATGATGATGCGGTGCTTGCAGACGATGAAGACGCAAGCCATCAAGCCATACAGGCATATCGAGAGGCTGGATTCCCCGGCACGATTGATGACATTCGTCGCAACCCCCAGCTTACGGCACGCTGGACGCGGTTTAAAAGTAAAGCATTAACAGATTTTACGCTCGATCTGGCCGCTCGTGTGCATGAGATCCGCGGCCCGCAAGTCCAAACCGCGCGCAACATTTTCGCGCTCCCTGCTATTGAGCCAGAGAGTGAAGCATGGTTCTCCCAAAATCTGGATGACTTCCTTGCCGCTTATGACTGGGTTGCCCCCATGGCAATGCCATTGATGGAAAACGTCGCGTCTAGGGACAGCGATGCGTGGCTGCAAAAACTGGTACAGGAAGTGGCTCGCCGCCCCGGCGCGCTGAATAAAACAGTATTTGAACTTCAGGCAAGGGATTGGCGTGTCCCAGGAGAACCGTGGTTAGACACCGCGCAATTGGTTAAATGGATGACCGTGTTGCAACTGAATGGTGCGCAAAATTACGGTTATTATCCGGATGATTTTCTTAATAATTCGCCTGAATTAGAGAGCATCCGCCCCATGATTTCATCAGAGTGGTACCCACTGCCATGA
- the pgaA gene encoding poly-beta-1,6 N-acetyl-D-glucosamine export porin PgaA, protein MSFVNSHSSRLNPILFNLLKSLVYFSVSVGVAAAESHYDTLISNARQGDISPATSWLDGQSRNRELTAAEVTDWLLINGWAGKDAEVIRIWKTYSPTMSLPDPAQRAAAKSYRNLRQWQSSVELWQRVLQRTPRDDDARSGLILTLADAGQTKRSLELATSRVKREPTANHWRELAWVQRIAGQHTDSLFSIMQAMRYAPQDKTLLSDYSDILSRNTISAPALNALKDSKRHVFQTDERQRPRELEAAAELVRLAFITSTTENERFVVADRALARYSSLMNQWRTLPSAKASYRHARIDRLGALLVRYRMEEIISEYQSLLKEGDIPSYARRWVASAYLYVKQPEKAEQILSSVIQEDPSQHVQIVRQGDFFYSLLENEKVEQAARLSAQAEEKTPYKKRVYGLSSFIPNDDWVDIKYLRIQSLVSHNDLPAAQRLAENLALGGPGNQELNIRLAEIYLNRGWPRRAETLLKRAELLEARSFRLETHQGLTALELQEWRQLDQLADDTVARYPDDFSVKRLARLRQVHHMAELRISGAQGLKSDSPAKGMNDTNIDAVLYSPPFADHWRVFSGGAFNQSDFTEGRGIHRTMRGGVEFTDRDNWAEVELSHRNFGFGSDIGASLSYRHDINDFWRVGLNAERLMRSTPLRALKNDVTANGGGGYVRWRQSERRSWQADLSNGWFSDGNRRQEYALSGQERLFSSSFLILDFTPTINWGANSKQAVSYYNPQSYVAVLPAFTLDHLLYRHYQTEWHQEVKAGAGRYWQKGESAGAITTLGYGQRVRWNDVLDMGVSAQWDKRPYDGKREQNVSLSFDLNYRF, encoded by the coding sequence ATGAGTTTTGTTAACTCTCATTCAAGCAGACTCAACCCAATATTGTTTAACTTACTTAAATCATTAGTTTATTTTTCCGTTTCTGTCGGCGTCGCGGCGGCAGAATCTCACTATGACACGCTAATTAGCAACGCCCGGCAGGGAGATATCTCCCCTGCGACGTCATGGCTTGATGGGCAATCCAGGAATCGCGAACTGACCGCTGCCGAGGTGACCGACTGGTTGCTCATTAACGGTTGGGCGGGAAAGGATGCAGAAGTGATCCGAATTTGGAAAACCTATTCGCCAACGATGTCACTACCTGACCCGGCACAGAGGGCGGCGGCGAAGTCCTATCGTAATCTCCGTCAGTGGCAGTCGTCGGTGGAATTATGGCAGCGGGTTTTACAACGTACTCCACGGGATGATGATGCACGTAGTGGTTTGATACTCACCCTCGCCGATGCCGGGCAGACAAAAAGGTCGCTGGAATTGGCTACGTCTCGTGTTAAACGCGAGCCAACGGCGAACCATTGGCGAGAATTAGCGTGGGTGCAGCGTATTGCGGGGCAACATACTGACTCCCTCTTTTCTATCATGCAGGCCATGCGCTACGCCCCGCAGGATAAAACACTGCTTTCTGATTACAGCGATATTCTTTCACGTAATACGATTAGCGCACCTGCATTGAACGCATTGAAGGACAGCAAACGTCATGTCTTCCAGACTGATGAAAGGCAACGCCCGCGAGAGTTGGAGGCGGCGGCGGAACTGGTCCGTCTTGCGTTTATCACGTCCACAACGGAAAACGAACGCTTCGTTGTCGCGGATCGCGCTTTGGCCCGTTATAGCAGCTTGATGAATCAATGGCGAACGCTTCCTTCGGCAAAAGCCAGCTATCGCCATGCTCGAATTGATCGGCTAGGTGCGTTGCTCGTCCGCTATCGCATGGAAGAAATTATTTCGGAATACCAATCACTCCTCAAAGAGGGGGATATTCCCAGCTATGCACGACGCTGGGTGGCTTCTGCTTATCTCTATGTGAAGCAGCCTGAAAAAGCAGAGCAGATCCTCAGTTCGGTAATACAAGAAGACCCTTCACAACACGTTCAGATAGTGCGGCAAGGCGATTTTTTCTACAGCCTCCTGGAAAATGAGAAAGTTGAGCAGGCAGCGCGGCTGTCAGCTCAGGCTGAAGAAAAAACGCCTTATAAGAAAAGAGTTTATGGCTTATCAAGCTTCATCCCTAACGACGATTGGGTTGACATCAAATACCTGCGTATACAGTCGTTGGTTTCTCATAACGATCTTCCTGCTGCGCAACGGTTGGCGGAAAATCTGGCCTTGGGCGGGCCGGGGAACCAAGAGCTGAATATACGTTTGGCCGAGATTTATCTAAACAGGGGATGGCCGCGTCGTGCCGAAACGTTATTAAAGCGAGCTGAATTGTTGGAAGCCAGATCGTTCCGGCTGGAAACTCATCAAGGGCTTACGGCATTGGAGTTGCAGGAGTGGCGCCAGCTTGATCAGTTGGCCGACGATACCGTGGCTCGCTACCCGGATGATTTCTCTGTGAAACGATTAGCGCGTTTGCGTCAGGTTCATCACATGGCGGAGCTGCGTATTTCCGGCGCTCAGGGCCTCAAGTCTGACAGTCCAGCCAAGGGCATGAATGACACTAATATTGATGCCGTGCTCTATAGCCCGCCATTTGCCGACCATTGGCGAGTGTTCTCTGGGGGGGCTTTTAATCAAAGTGATTTCACTGAAGGACGGGGTATCCATCGCACGATGCGCGGCGGTGTGGAATTTACCGACCGTGACAATTGGGCTGAGGTTGAGCTTTCACACCGAAATTTCGGATTTGGCTCTGATATCGGCGCGAGTCTCTCTTATCGACATGACATTAATGACTTTTGGCGTGTCGGCCTGAATGCTGAACGGCTAATGCGCAGCACGCCGCTACGCGCACTTAAAAATGACGTAACGGCGAATGGCGGCGGGGGATATGTACGCTGGCGGCAAAGCGAACGACGCTCATGGCAAGCAGACCTGTCGAACGGGTGGTTTTCTGATGGTAACAGACGTCAGGAGTATGCGCTGAGCGGGCAAGAGCGCCTCTTTTCATCATCGTTTTTAATCCTGGATTTCACCCCGACGATCAATTGGGGAGCAAACAGCAAGCAGGCTGTTTCTTATTACAACCCGCAGAGTTATGTGGCCGTGCTACCCGCCTTTACCCTCGATCACTTGCTTTACCGACATTACCAGACGGAGTGGCATCAAGAAGTGAAGGCTGGCGCGGGGCGTTACTGGCAAAAAGGTGAATCCGCAGGGGCTATCACCACGCTCGGATATGGGCAAAGAGTACGGTGGAATGACGTACTGGATATGGGGGTGAGTGCTCAGTGGGATAAGCGGCCTTACGACGGTAAGCGGGAACAGAACGTATCGCTGTCTTTTGATTTGAATTATCGGTTTTAA
- a CDS encoding WYL domain-containing protein, giving the protein MTKTSAAGSDQAVKGRSWGLERRLQFIDFRLRWNGHINRTDLTSFFGLSIPQASLDIAKYIEIAPYNLIYDRRTKTYTATPTFSAVYPQNSAQRYLAELLAMKTGVLEADASFIESAPEVCWIDAPLNTYNEQVVEVIVRAIREKKAVSICYQSSSSMDNSPRLISPHALGNDGLRWRVRAYCHIEQQFADFTLTRILSTENIEPSTVDPAGDYPWHTYLQLILAPSDKLPPAHQRALELEYGMTHGELNISCRLACLHETLRRFHINLTDENGNKDQLFILKNKEEIQAFPGT; this is encoded by the coding sequence ATGACTAAAACTTCAGCAGCAGGTTCAGATCAAGCAGTGAAAGGGCGCAGTTGGGGGCTGGAACGTCGGCTTCAATTCATCGACTTTCGGTTACGGTGGAATGGGCACATAAATCGTACAGATCTAACGTCTTTTTTTGGGCTATCGATCCCTCAGGCGTCGCTCGACATCGCTAAATATATTGAGATCGCCCCCTATAATCTGATCTACGATCGACGCACCAAAACTTACACAGCTACGCCAACATTCTCTGCGGTCTACCCACAGAATTCAGCCCAACGCTATCTCGCGGAATTATTGGCAATGAAGACGGGTGTTCTTGAAGCGGACGCCAGTTTCATTGAGTCTGCCCCAGAGGTGTGCTGGATTGATGCCCCACTCAACACCTACAATGAACAGGTTGTTGAAGTCATTGTTAGAGCAATTCGTGAAAAAAAGGCGGTGAGCATCTGCTATCAATCCTCATCATCAATGGATAATTCGCCACGGCTCATTTCCCCACATGCTTTAGGCAATGATGGGTTACGGTGGCGAGTACGTGCCTACTGCCATATCGAGCAGCAGTTTGCTGACTTCACGCTTACTCGAATTCTCAGCACTGAAAACATCGAACCTTCAACAGTCGATCCCGCTGGCGATTATCCGTGGCATACCTATCTTCAGTTAATTTTGGCACCTAGCGATAAATTACCACCAGCACATCAACGCGCGTTGGAGCTGGAATATGGTATGACCCATGGCGAGTTGAATATATCCTGCCGTCTGGCGTGCTTACATGAAACGCTCAGGCGATTCCACATCAACTTAACGGATGAAAATGGCAATAAAGATCAGCTATTTATATTAAAAAACAAAGAAGAGATTCAAGCATTTCCGGGGACGTAA